The Pseudoalteromonas aliena SW19 genome includes a region encoding these proteins:
- a CDS encoding HD domain-containing phosphohydrolase: MTNSTTHTPAKYVDVLCVDDDEIVLRSLMRLLKTNELTVIISDNPEKALKLFENHEFGLIISDMRMPQMNGAQFLEKARALAPNTQRILLTGYADIETTLAAVNQGQINGYIQKPWQNDLLLRSINNSLEKFALKNQNKLLEEQVKTQNQELLELNNSLEQRVEKRTQQIKQVLKKLEAANEREKHEHKATVELLYNFINANPYLDGNKAQNIANTCTQIALYLNLSQASIDLAPMAGYLAQIGLLAMDPELYKKPVSKLNELQRKTFYTHPSTAQLMLMPATHLHDLSDAIYYQFERYNGNGMPKGLAGNDIPIGAMVLGLARDYWDAFELSNAVDEKDRHTNALENVKLYSGTFYHPKIVRALEASQAKMSEQKSTAGSVLICTASELKENMVLGHALHSHAGIMLLPKGHVFVRKSIEKLQQLEAKKPTPFRIMVKTAK; this comes from the coding sequence ATGACAAACTCAACAACACACACACCAGCTAAATATGTAGATGTTCTGTGCGTCGATGATGACGAAATTGTATTGCGTTCCTTAATGCGTTTACTCAAAACAAATGAGCTAACTGTTATTATTTCTGATAACCCTGAAAAGGCATTAAAACTTTTTGAAAACCATGAATTTGGTTTAATCATTAGCGACATGCGCATGCCACAAATGAATGGCGCACAATTTTTAGAAAAAGCCCGTGCTTTAGCACCAAACACACAACGTATTTTATTGACCGGTTATGCCGACATAGAAACAACCTTAGCGGCTGTTAACCAAGGTCAAATCAACGGTTATATTCAAAAACCTTGGCAAAACGACTTACTGCTGCGCAGTATTAATAACAGCCTCGAAAAATTTGCATTAAAAAATCAAAATAAACTATTAGAAGAACAAGTTAAAACACAAAACCAAGAACTCCTCGAATTAAATAACTCATTAGAGCAACGCGTAGAAAAGCGTACTCAACAAATTAAACAAGTGCTAAAAAAGCTCGAAGCAGCTAACGAGCGAGAAAAACACGAACACAAAGCAACCGTTGAGCTACTTTATAATTTTATTAACGCTAATCCATACCTTGATGGGAACAAAGCACAAAATATTGCAAATACATGTACACAAATAGCGTTATATTTAAACCTATCACAAGCAAGTATAGATCTTGCCCCTATGGCTGGTTACTTAGCCCAAATAGGGCTACTTGCAATGGATCCTGAACTTTATAAAAAGCCGGTTAGTAAACTAAACGAATTACAACGTAAAACATTTTATACGCATCCAAGTACCGCACAATTAATGCTAATGCCCGCCACACATTTGCACGACTTATCGGATGCCATTTATTATCAGTTTGAACGCTACAACGGTAATGGTATGCCAAAAGGACTTGCTGGAAATGATATCCCTATTGGTGCTATGGTACTTGGTTTAGCACGCGACTACTGGGATGCATTTGAACTCAGTAATGCAGTAGATGAAAAAGATCGCCACACAAACGCATTAGAAAATGTAAAACTTTACAGTGGTACATTTTATCATCCTAAAATTGTACGCGCCTTAGAAGCCAGCCAAGCTAAAATGAGCGAGCAAAAAAGTACGGCTGGTTCAGTACTTATTTGCACAGCATCCGAACTTAAGGAAAATATGGTACTTGGCCATGCTTTACACAGCCACGCCGGTATAATGCTGCTACCTAAAGGTCATGTGTTTGTTCGTAAATCAATAGAAAAGCTTCAGCAGCTTGAAGCAAAAAAACCAACGCCCTTTAGAATAATGGTTAAAACTGCTAAATGA
- a CDS encoding sensor histidine kinase, with protein sequence MNGSGSGFEQAFLNEQKKRLAAESLLKDKSRVLVAINNELQKKIADLEYQQKMFIQTEKMATLGTLCAGVAHEINNPLAYAMSNIEGLQQVAPNIFALLELNDQYLKGDIASRDYKIELALLNERQRFSWIGCDLLEQIDDSVEGLSRIKHIVHNLLNFAHPSISQDKQQANVIEAANNALKLLSSQLKLCKIKTHFDSVPSITCNLSSINQIFVNLLMNASQAYEFKNAKNCVIEVNVFEVSGHICIEVKDNGCGMSEYTQAHMFDPFYTTKDIGQGTGMGMTLVYAMVRDHHGTIEVNSVLDEGTSIRCLLPIKTEAS encoded by the coding sequence ATGAATGGATCAGGTAGCGGTTTTGAGCAGGCTTTTTTGAATGAACAAAAAAAACGTTTAGCGGCAGAGTCGCTACTAAAAGATAAAAGCCGCGTTTTAGTCGCTATTAATAATGAATTACAAAAAAAGATAGCAGATCTAGAGTATCAACAAAAGATGTTTATTCAAACTGAAAAAATGGCAACGCTAGGGACCCTTTGTGCTGGAGTCGCGCACGAAATAAATAATCCGCTAGCCTATGCTATGAGCAACATTGAAGGTTTACAGCAGGTAGCCCCCAACATATTTGCGCTGCTAGAACTTAATGATCAATATTTAAAAGGAGATATTGCTAGTCGTGATTATAAAATTGAACTGGCCCTTTTAAATGAGCGGCAACGCTTTTCATGGATCGGTTGCGATTTGTTAGAACAAATAGACGATAGTGTAGAGGGCCTTAGTCGTATTAAGCACATAGTGCATAATTTATTAAACTTTGCTCACCCGTCAATAAGCCAAGATAAACAGCAAGCGAATGTAATCGAGGCTGCAAATAACGCATTAAAATTGCTTAGCAGCCAGCTTAAATTATGCAAAATTAAAACTCACTTCGATTCGGTGCCCAGCATTACTTGTAATTTATCGTCAATTAATCAAATTTTTGTAAATTTATTAATGAATGCAAGCCAAGCATACGAGTTTAAAAATGCTAAAAACTGTGTAATTGAAGTGAATGTTTTTGAAGTTTCTGGACACATTTGCATCGAAGTGAAAGATAATGGCTGTGGTATGAGTGAATATACCCAAGCACATATGTTTGACCCCTTTTATACAACAAAAGATATAGGACAAGGTACTGGGATGGGGATGACACTGGTGTACGCTATGGTACGTGATCATCATGGAACAATAGAAGTTAACAGTGTATTAGATGAAGGTACAAGCATTCGGTGCTTGTTACCAATAAAAACAGAGGCTAGTTAA
- a CDS encoding TonB-dependent receptor plug domain-containing protein → MPTYRLNTLAVAIAFAFSAPSIVNAQEAPVQAKKNIEQISVLGSRVSNRTSTESSSPIDLIDADDLNKGGFTELGQSLQATAPSFNFSRTQVSDGSDLFRPATLRGLQPDQTLVLVNGKRRHNQSIFGLNGTVGAGAAGTDMNAIPLTALKGVEVLRDGAAAQYGSDAIAGVINLSLNNSTGITTGFVQYGSTSEGDGDTISAGINRGFDLGNEGGFINLSLEYRDADGTNRAERDTGGSLNVAPGTLSKDVRWGQGNSESEFTSLFYNMALPFGDAELYSFGGYSERTALGNGFYRNFNEASKNVTQVYSDGFLPRIYNEAQDISVAVGFKGEINADWFYDVSAVYGENQYDFTSRNTLNASYAAEYLVNNPGATDADIAANSGPTGGYSGGFRFDQTTLNMDISGIIDTGNEPLYVSFGAEYRKENYEIVPGSEASYACGLANMDTSYPSVNDPSQFAQCGFQAYNGLRPEASNEADRYSYAVYVDLETMITDEWNVSGALRYEDFSNAGDDIIGKLATRYEVNDDFAVRGAVSTGFRAPSLQQSGYTAFTTNLGSDGTLTQSFTATTGSAFPSALGVDSLELETSTNLSAGFVYDISSELSLTVDFYRVEIKDRINLGSLLSADDVAFSAQAVAALQATGAVQANYFSNSVDSTTQGVDIIASYRTELEGGNLGVTFAGNLNDTKIDGVNASEGIPQNVALDDLQRSFLTDGQPGERATLTFDYERDAYTSTVRFNYFGETDVKYFGNDHIELATDGSFKATSTVESAVLVDLNVSYQINDIFALSVGADNVFDETPDELGDDEVLNAITNGAFKYPVRALPYGFDGRTYYAKISFEF, encoded by the coding sequence ATGCCAACATATCGTTTAAATACACTCGCTGTAGCCATTGCTTTTGCCTTTAGCGCACCAAGTATTGTTAATGCACAAGAAGCACCGGTACAAGCCAAAAAAAATATCGAACAAATTTCTGTGCTCGGCTCGCGGGTATCTAATCGAACTTCAACAGAGTCTTCGTCTCCTATCGATTTAATTGACGCTGATGATTTAAATAAAGGCGGGTTTACAGAGCTTGGTCAAAGCCTACAAGCAACAGCACCCTCTTTTAACTTTTCGCGTACGCAGGTGTCAGATGGCTCTGATTTATTTAGACCCGCTACGCTTCGTGGCTTACAGCCTGATCAAACACTTGTTCTTGTAAATGGTAAACGTCGTCATAATCAATCTATTTTTGGCCTTAATGGTACTGTAGGCGCAGGCGCTGCAGGCACCGATATGAATGCAATTCCACTTACTGCTTTAAAAGGTGTTGAAGTACTGCGCGACGGCGCTGCTGCACAATATGGCTCTGATGCGATTGCGGGTGTAATTAACCTATCACTTAATAATTCAACAGGCATTACTACAGGGTTTGTACAATACGGAAGCACCAGTGAAGGCGATGGCGATACTATTTCAGCCGGTATTAACCGTGGTTTTGATTTAGGAAACGAAGGCGGATTTATTAATTTATCGCTTGAGTATCGTGATGCAGATGGCACTAACCGTGCCGAGCGCGATACAGGTGGTTCGTTAAATGTTGCGCCAGGGACGCTTTCAAAAGACGTGCGCTGGGGGCAAGGTAACTCTGAAAGCGAGTTTACTTCATTATTTTATAACATGGCACTGCCATTTGGTGATGCAGAGCTTTATTCGTTTGGTGGTTACTCTGAGCGCACTGCGTTAGGTAACGGTTTTTACCGTAACTTTAACGAAGCATCAAAAAATGTAACACAAGTATACAGCGATGGTTTTTTACCGCGTATATACAACGAGGCCCAAGACATTTCAGTTGCTGTTGGCTTTAAAGGTGAGATAAATGCCGATTGGTTTTACGATGTATCTGCTGTATATGGTGAAAATCAATATGACTTTACATCGCGTAACACACTAAACGCTTCCTACGCGGCAGAGTACTTAGTGAATAATCCAGGTGCAACAGATGCCGATATAGCAGCAAATTCAGGCCCTACAGGTGGCTACTCTGGTGGCTTTAGGTTTGATCAAACAACGTTAAATATGGATATAAGCGGTATTATTGATACAGGTAATGAACCATTATATGTTTCATTTGGCGCTGAATACCGTAAAGAAAATTATGAAATTGTACCTGGCAGCGAAGCATCGTATGCATGTGGTTTAGCCAATATGGATACGTCTTATCCATCGGTTAACGATCCTAGTCAATTTGCACAATGTGGTTTTCAAGCTTATAACGGACTTCGTCCTGAGGCCTCTAATGAGGCCGACCGCTATAGCTATGCAGTTTACGTAGATTTAGAAACGATGATAACCGATGAATGGAATGTGAGTGGTGCTTTACGTTACGAAGATTTTTCTAACGCGGGTGACGACATCATTGGTAAATTAGCAACACGTTACGAAGTTAACGACGATTTTGCTGTGCGTGGTGCTGTATCGACCGGTTTTAGAGCGCCATCACTACAACAAAGTGGTTACACTGCTTTTACGACTAATTTAGGCTCTGACGGTACGCTGACTCAGTCGTTTACGGCCACAACGGGCTCGGCTTTTCCAAGTGCTTTAGGTGTTGATAGCTTAGAGCTAGAAACATCGACTAACTTAAGCGCTGGTTTTGTTTATGACATCAGCAGTGAGCTTTCACTGACGGTTGATTTTTATCGTGTAGAAATAAAAGACCGTATTAACTTAGGTAGCTTACTTTCGGCAGATGACGTTGCTTTTAGTGCTCAAGCTGTGGCGGCTTTGCAAGCAACGGGTGCTGTGCAAGCTAACTATTTTTCGAACTCTGTTGATTCGACTACGCAAGGCGTCGATATTATTGCCTCGTACCGTACAGAGCTTGAAGGTGGTAACTTAGGCGTTACTTTTGCGGGTAACTTAAACGATACTAAAATAGATGGTGTAAATGCCTCTGAAGGTATTCCACAAAATGTAGCGCTTGATGACTTACAGCGTAGCTTTTTGACCGATGGGCAGCCAGGTGAGCGTGCAACGCTGACGTTTGACTATGAGCGTGATGCGTATACTTCAACAGTGCGTTTTAATTACTTTGGTGAAACAGACGTAAAATACTTTGGTAACGATCATATAGAGCTTGCAACAGATGGTTCGTTTAAAGCAACCAGTACGGTTGAATCTGCGGTATTAGTTGATTTAAATGTGAGCTACCAAATCAATGATATATTTGCGCTTTCGGTAGGTGCAGATAATGTGTTTGACGAAACGCCAGATGAGTTAGGGGATGATGAGGTGCTTAATGCTATTACTAATGGTGCATTTAAATACCCTGTACGTGCATTACCTTACGGCTTTGACGGCAGAACGTATTATGCAAAAATAAGCTTTGAGTTTTAA
- the arfA gene encoding ribosome alternative rescue factor ArfA, whose amino-acid sequence MAKKSKMKTPSNSAVETGRGVINHNALAALVTSKLFKPQVVKAKKGKGSFKRGSKHSGQESYLIAA is encoded by the coding sequence ATGGCTAAAAAATCTAAAATGAAAACACCAAGCAACAGTGCAGTCGAGACTGGCCGAGGTGTAATAAATCACAATGCACTAGCAGCATTAGTAACCTCTAAATTATTCAAACCACAAGTGGTTAAAGCTAAAAAAGGCAAAGGTTCATTTAAACGTGGTAGTAAACATTCAGGACAAGAGTCCTATTTAATCGCGGCTTAA
- a CDS encoding LacI family DNA-binding transcriptional regulator, protein MKTTINDVAKHAGVSIKTVSRVINNETSVRDHTREKVMVSVNELNYHPNLAARSLAGTKSYSIAYIYDNPNAYYIIDMQNGILNACKKHGFELLIHPCNAKEERIIDEITSMVKHTRIAGVMLTPPFSEMPLFVEKLAQLDVKIVRVLSGNTAPDNLTPCIMIDDKLASKTITEHLITNGHKRIGFLAGGAEHNSTKERLEGYKDALQQHNINIDKRLIVAGEYSFESGVEGAKTLIALTDKPTAIVSCNDEIAAGALFAARLLNIDIPEQLSITGFENSPFSRQTWPKLTTANQPNDKIAEDAANLLIAQIRNGDDRDIVKKYIPELIVRDSTTQIN, encoded by the coding sequence ATGAAAACCACTATTAATGACGTAGCAAAACATGCCGGCGTATCAATAAAAACCGTCTCGCGTGTAATTAATAACGAAACGTCAGTTCGCGATCACACCCGAGAAAAAGTAATGGTCTCTGTTAATGAGTTAAACTATCATCCTAACTTAGCAGCCAGAAGCTTAGCGGGTACAAAGTCTTACAGCATTGCCTATATATATGATAATCCAAATGCTTATTACATAATCGATATGCAAAATGGGATATTAAACGCGTGTAAAAAGCACGGATTCGAATTACTGATCCATCCATGTAACGCAAAAGAAGAACGAATTATTGACGAGATCACGAGTATGGTTAAACATACGCGGATTGCAGGCGTGATGTTAACGCCGCCTTTTTCTGAAATGCCTCTATTTGTAGAAAAGCTCGCACAGCTTGATGTAAAAATAGTGCGTGTTTTGTCTGGCAATACCGCACCAGACAATCTTACCCCCTGCATTATGATAGACGACAAACTTGCCTCTAAAACAATTACAGAACACCTAATTACAAATGGCCATAAACGTATCGGTTTTTTAGCCGGTGGCGCAGAGCATAATTCAACAAAAGAGCGGCTTGAAGGCTATAAAGACGCACTACAACAACACAACATCAATATAGATAAACGCCTTATTGTTGCGGGTGAATATTCATTCGAATCAGGAGTAGAAGGCGCTAAAACATTAATAGCCCTGACAGATAAACCCACTGCTATTGTGTCATGTAATGATGAAATTGCAGCCGGCGCACTTTTTGCTGCAAGACTATTAAATATTGATATACCAGAGCAGTTATCAATAACGGGGTTTGAAAATAGCCCATTCTCACGTCAAACCTGGCCTAAATTAACAACGGCAAACCAACCAAACGATAAAATAGCCGAAGATGCTGCCAATTTATTAATTGCACAAATACGCAACGGGGATGATCGCGACATAGTCAAAAAATATATCCCAGAGCTTATCGTGCGTGATTCCACTACACAAATAAACTAG
- a CDS encoding TonB-dependent receptor, with protein MSKSIFKKGMLASSIALILTSGTSAMAAEQVSSVAESDIEVIEVKGIRSSLKENINAKRFSSNVSDVITSEDIGKFPDKNVAETLSRITGVAVSREFGEGEKVSIRGAGPKYNRTLLNGQTVGTADWFILDEANRSFNYTMLPSVIVKSLEVNKSPVASIDEGSIGGTIVLRTRRPLEMDANSVSLSLEGQYSETSEETDPQLAGMYSWKNEDESFGVMVSAVKQERNLERQGFEVLGWVESADDKYSVPRNIGAPKFVQSRERETIFATLQYAPTDSLLMTLNYLDSKMDVDNQNSNLINFAFGDRAEIIANATKIENGAILASSAGGNYAYNFINRVSSTQTDQLHLDVDYQGDGYSLNVELGRTEAKGGTYRETSWEYVAVGAGYEYDLTGTPNVNVGVNPADGNNFAAGWIWGGAKPTTDEETFAQADLTFDVEFGPFTAIKTGVKYRQAERTQGRHAYSWHAPFADGGPDSDHYLDHIFDSCPTLAACGLDANGAISIDAGVTGNITQQVSHNRGLMEDIAFNGLNGVSAAYAIHDNLAEIWEVKEDILALYVQGDFSGDGYRGNVGLRHVSTDQTSYGYEFSGDSWGLNTINGDWLTPKVLNWVSQDNDYSEFLPSFNIAFDLTDEQVFRVGAARVMARQNWADISSSETFGSLTGGRGTGSRGNPNLAPTIANQFDLSWEWYYDDASMLSVAYFAKDLSSLRSTVTVTEDRYDQENDVFVPVDFAQPGNGLGGSIQGIELGLQHDFGGFGVSANYTYTDASADEERDISKAGTGLVEGTSKNMLNLMAFYENDDYQARIMYNFRSDWYKGLHFNGDELFNDSFGQWDASASYNVNQYVTLTLEAVNLTDEEIVEYNTNEERIMSIYSNGRRYVAGIRVNF; from the coding sequence ATGTCAAAATCAATCTTTAAAAAGGGGATGCTAGCAAGCTCGATAGCCTTAATCCTCACAAGTGGCACTTCAGCAATGGCAGCAGAGCAAGTTTCTTCGGTAGCTGAAAGTGATATAGAGGTTATTGAGGTTAAAGGGATCCGCAGTTCCCTTAAAGAGAACATTAATGCTAAGCGTTTTTCGTCTAATGTTTCTGACGTCATCACTTCTGAAGATATTGGCAAGTTTCCTGATAAAAATGTAGCTGAAACGCTTTCACGTATTACAGGCGTTGCCGTAAGCCGTGAGTTTGGTGAAGGCGAAAAAGTAAGTATTCGTGGCGCTGGACCTAAATACAACCGTACTTTATTAAATGGACAAACGGTAGGCACCGCAGATTGGTTTATTCTCGATGAAGCCAACCGCAGCTTTAACTACACCATGTTGCCTTCGGTTATTGTTAAAAGCTTAGAGGTGAATAAATCACCGGTGGCAAGTATTGATGAAGGCTCAATTGGTGGAACGATCGTACTGCGAACGCGTCGCCCATTGGAAATGGATGCTAATTCTGTAAGTTTATCGCTTGAAGGGCAATACTCAGAAACCTCTGAAGAAACAGACCCTCAACTGGCGGGTATGTACTCATGGAAAAATGAGGATGAGAGTTTTGGTGTTATGGTCTCGGCGGTAAAACAAGAACGTAATTTAGAGCGTCAAGGTTTTGAAGTTCTGGGTTGGGTTGAAAGTGCCGATGATAAGTACAGCGTCCCTCGCAACATTGGTGCACCTAAATTTGTACAAAGCCGCGAGCGTGAAACTATTTTTGCGACGTTGCAATATGCACCTACCGATAGCTTGTTAATGACACTTAACTACCTTGATTCAAAAATGGATGTTGATAATCAAAATTCAAATTTAATTAACTTCGCTTTTGGTGACCGTGCAGAGATTATTGCTAACGCAACAAAAATTGAAAACGGGGCTATTTTAGCATCAAGTGCAGGTGGTAATTATGCCTATAACTTTATTAACCGTGTTTCAAGTACGCAAACAGATCAGCTGCATTTAGACGTAGATTATCAAGGTGATGGGTACAGCCTAAATGTTGAATTAGGTAGAACAGAAGCTAAGGGCGGCACGTATCGAGAAACGTCATGGGAATATGTCGCTGTAGGCGCAGGCTATGAATATGACTTAACGGGTACACCGAATGTTAATGTGGGCGTTAATCCAGCTGATGGAAATAACTTTGCGGCGGGTTGGATTTGGGGTGGTGCTAAACCGACGACGGATGAAGAAACATTTGCACAAGCCGATTTAACATTTGATGTTGAGTTTGGCCCATTCACAGCAATTAAAACAGGCGTAAAATATCGCCAAGCAGAGCGTACTCAAGGTCGTCATGCTTATAGCTGGCATGCTCCTTTTGCGGACGGTGGCCCTGATTCAGATCATTATTTAGATCATATTTTTGATAGCTGTCCAACACTTGCTGCGTGTGGTTTAGACGCTAACGGTGCAATTTCAATCGATGCGGGTGTAACGGGTAATATTACTCAACAGGTTTCACATAATCGCGGATTAATGGAAGATATTGCTTTTAATGGCTTAAATGGTGTGTCAGCTGCGTATGCAATTCATGATAATTTAGCCGAAATTTGGGAAGTAAAAGAAGATATTTTAGCGCTGTATGTGCAAGGTGATTTTTCGGGTGACGGTTACAGAGGTAATGTGGGTTTGCGCCATGTGAGCACAGATCAAACATCGTATGGGTACGAGTTCTCAGGTGATTCATGGGGTTTAAATACAATTAATGGTGATTGGTTAACACCTAAAGTATTAAACTGGGTGAGCCAAGATAACGATTATTCAGAGTTTTTACCTAGCTTTAATATCGCCTTTGATTTAACGGATGAGCAAGTGTTTCGTGTCGGCGCTGCGCGCGTAATGGCTCGTCAAAATTGGGCCGATATTTCATCTTCAGAAACATTTGGATCGTTAACGGGCGGCCGAGGAACGGGGAGCAGAGGTAATCCAAATCTTGCTCCAACGATTGCAAACCAATTCGATCTTTCGTGGGAATGGTACTACGACGATGCTTCAATGTTGTCAGTGGCTTATTTTGCTAAAGATTTAAGCTCTTTGCGTTCAACGGTAACCGTGACTGAAGACCGCTACGATCAAGAAAACGATGTATTTGTTCCTGTTGATTTTGCTCAGCCTGGTAATGGTCTCGGTGGTTCAATCCAAGGTATTGAACTTGGCTTACAACATGACTTTGGTGGTTTTGGGGTTTCGGCAAACTATACCTACACAGATGCGAGTGCGGATGAAGAACGCGATATTAGCAAAGCAGGCACTGGTTTAGTTGAAGGCACCTCAAAAAACATGCTTAACCTTATGGCGTTTTATGAAAACGACGATTATCAAGCACGTATTATGTATAACTTCCGCAGTGATTGGTATAAAGGTCTGCACTTTAATGGTGATGAGCTATTTAATGACAGTTTTGGTCAGTGGGACGCTAGCGCATCTTATAACGTCAACCAGTACGTTACTTTAACCTTAGAAGCGGTTAATTTAACTGACGAAGAGATTGTTGAATACAATACTAACGAAGAGCGAATTATGTCGATTTATTCAAATGGACGTCGATATGTTGCGGGTATAAGAGTTAATTTTTAA
- a CDS encoding cupin-like domain-containing protein — protein sequence MRALKHVAIWHNVTPTLFRNEIAPLAEPAILKGLVNDWPIVKKAKKDEKIPPAQLPTWLEYLSSLYVGGDVRMAEIKPCANPHFSYNEALNGFNFNRKIASYAHFLQLLCTNAQSIEQNNQAGAVAIQSAPVADYFNEFVPQHSMALFSDNPQPRFWLGNQSTVVAHYDDAENIACVVAGKRKVTLFPPHQIANLYIGSLEHTPAGAPVSMVNLDDPDFIKFPKFKEALNDALIAELEPGDALFIPTLWWHHVEALSGINMLVNYWSGGSITHTDEPVPMDAMLLAILTIRDLPKAQKKAWQAFFNYQVFDYDPVQNQHIPDQFKGILNTLTDQQRVQVKQWLIKQLS from the coding sequence ATGCGTGCTCTAAAACATGTAGCTATATGGCATAACGTAACGCCAACACTGTTTCGTAATGAAATTGCTCCACTAGCCGAGCCTGCTATTTTAAAGGGCTTAGTGAACGATTGGCCTATTGTTAAAAAAGCGAAAAAAGACGAAAAGATACCTCCAGCTCAATTGCCCACATGGTTAGAGTATTTGAGTAGTTTATACGTAGGAGGTGATGTCAGGATGGCTGAAATTAAGCCCTGCGCAAACCCCCACTTTTCGTATAATGAAGCATTAAATGGGTTTAACTTTAATCGAAAAATAGCCAGTTATGCGCATTTTTTGCAGTTATTGTGCACAAACGCGCAAAGCATTGAGCAAAATAATCAAGCCGGTGCAGTGGCAATTCAAAGTGCTCCCGTTGCTGATTACTTTAATGAATTTGTACCTCAGCATAGCATGGCGCTGTTTTCTGATAATCCACAACCACGATTTTGGCTTGGAAATCAATCTACCGTAGTCGCTCATTATGATGACGCTGAGAATATTGCCTGTGTAGTGGCGGGTAAACGTAAAGTTACCTTATTTCCTCCACATCAAATTGCTAATTTATATATTGGCTCGCTGGAACATACCCCCGCAGGGGCACCTGTTTCAATGGTAAATTTAGATGATCCCGATTTTATTAAGTTTCCTAAATTTAAAGAGGCATTAAATGATGCGCTAATTGCTGAGTTAGAGCCTGGGGATGCGTTATTTATTCCTACGCTTTGGTGGCATCATGTTGAAGCGTTAAGTGGCATTAATATGCTGGTAAATTATTGGTCAGGTGGATCAATTACTCATACTGATGAGCCTGTGCCAATGGATGCCATGTTGCTGGCAATATTGACGATTCGCGATTTACCCAAAGCACAAAAAAAAGCATGGCAAGCCTTTTTTAATTATCAAGTATTTGATTACGACCCAGTACAAAACCAACATATTCCCGATCAATTTAAAGGGATTTTAAATACCTTAACAGATCAACAAAGAGTGCAAGTTAAGCAATGGCTTATCAAGCAGTTGAGCTAA